Within Anopheles ziemanni chromosome 2, idAnoZiCoDA_A2_x.2, whole genome shotgun sequence, the genomic segment GTAGGTGAATCGGTTAAACAAATCGATACAGTCGCTGGTAGCGatagaatgtgtgtgtgtgtgttagaaagagagagggagaaccAGAAGCAGGTTAAGAAATGTATCAGGTTTTCCTCCACTGCCCAGGATGGCAAACTCGCGATCTGGTCCTCTCCCCCGGGGAGTCTTCTCGTTATACTGATCATCGTTGTTTCATACTTTATTGTGCAAGCGACGTTGCTGGGGAGGTTGGACCATCGCATGTCCTTATTGTAGTGGACCTGCGTCAATTCTGTTTCCTCCCCGACTAAATATACAGCCATGGTCAATTCATTTGCAATCGTACGCCAGCGGAATAAAGTGTTTTCCTGTGGTAGTAAACTTAGGTAAATATTGTTTCAACCTTTTCACTTTGAGACACGTCGGGGTATCGGAGCTGCTGCTTTGGTGGCCTCTTTAGTTCACAACGACGCCAACTTCCAGCATGGCCCGATAGAGACAAGGGTTTTTGGCGCACTCCCGGGGACCGAGCTGCGGTCCGGGGAACCCACGCAGAATCATCAACACCGATCTGGCGGTCGACAGGCAGTCGGGTTGCGTTTCGCAAATATTATCCGCCTCGGACAGATACTGAAGGTCGCAGACTTTAGGAGAAACTCCCTGCAAGAGAACGTATGCGTTAGCATTGGAATTACACAGTTTACGCAAAGGATAGAACTCACGCAAAGGTAACACAGCTGATGGGCACCGCATGCTGGCAGAAGCTCCTGATAGATGTCCCCACTGAGGACGTCCACACCACGACACCGACGTTCAAAAGCATCCAACAGCGGACAATCGGTGGACTCTGgcaaaatgaaattatttccaaCATTGTTGATAACGTTACCAAGCGTTTTCCAAGCGTTTGAGCTGAATTCAATTAAGCCTTACCAACAACTAATCCTCGATTGTAGTCGTCGTCCATTTCCGGTTCCTCTAGACCTCGGAAAACCTCCTGGTAGCGTTTCTGTGTgcgctttttcttcttcttatcgGCCTCCAACTCATCCAGATTATTTTCAACCTCTTCATGCGCTACTTTGTCGGTTCCTTCCATACTGTGCCTGTCGTACAAGGAAGATATCATAAGTACACATCATGGATCAAGTGCTACATAGGCACCACTCACTGGTTATGATCGTATTCAGCCTTCTCCTTCTTGATCGCCACTCGTTTTgccttttctttctcttccagCATCAAATCGGGCTCGACCTCGTTGACGCGATAGTTTGGCTCACCGTTGACCGATTCCTTCAGCTTTTCTAGAGTGTGACGCATTTTCTCGATGCTGTAGGCCGTCGCCAGCCGGGCCACCACCTTGTCCTTCAGTTTCTGTAGCTCGTCCGGCTCAACAAGTCCTTGTGGTTGGAGAGAGTTGAAGATTTATCCTTTAACCGGTGGATTGAAGGAGAAGATTGGTTCAAACTCACCTTCATGATCCCCGGTATACTTGACCGTCTGGTCCAGGATGAGGTCTTCGATGTTTTTCAGCTTCTGATCCATGCCCTCCAGTTTGTCCTGGTTGACCATCTTCTTCTTGCGATCCTCGTCGTACGACTTGTAGAAGCTCAGCGGGTACTCGCGGGCACCATTTGCTGCCATCGGTCCCGATTCACTGCGGCCATCCTTTTTCCTGCGATCTATGCCGAAGTACTTGTTCCACTGGATCGACTTTTTCGACTTGAACTCACCGATGTCGCCTGGCAAGATCTGGTCCTCCTTTACCACCTCCAGATTCGAGCGTTTCCGCACTGATCGCTTCTTCTTGTCGTCGTCCTCACCCTCGAACTCCTCGCTAGACTCCTCGTGATCGTGCTCGTGGTCATGATCGTGATCCTCTTCGTCGGGGCCTTCCTCCGAGCTGTGCTCGTGGTGTTCATCGCTCGAATCCCGTTTGGTCTTGGTCGCCTCCGATCCAACTCGTTCGGTGGTGGACCCGGGCGTGGAGCTTACAGAGGCCACTCCAGAGCTCACGGTGGAACTGGGCGCATGTACCGGTTCGCTCGATCGCTTACGCTTCTCCTTCTCCATCGACGGTGCCCCGAAGAGGGCCTGCAAATCTTTGGCCACCTTTTCATCGGTTCCGGACAATGTTGGAGCTTCCGGTTTGGGTGAGCGTTTCGCCACCGGGAACCGCTTCTTGCGCGTCGCCGGAAGCCAGGGTAGAATTGGGAGCGTTCGCTTGCGTTCCTCCATCGGCGGGCCGTACATGGCGGAGGGTTCTGACTGTGACACGGGGAATCCCTGTCGCTTCTCGTATCCGTTGGCGAGCAGAGGAGCCATCTGTTCATCCTCAAATAGCTGCTGTTCGATTTCGTTTTCCTCCTGCTGGTACTTGTTCCAAAGGCGCTGCAGTCGATCCTGGAACTCTTCGTCGCGCTCCATCGCAGCCTGGCGGTCCACCTCCTTTAGAAACTCGGATGAAAGGTCCGGCCGGGGGTAGGTCTTTTCCAGCTCGCGCTCGCGGA encodes:
- the LOC131284116 gene encoding trichohyalin; the protein is MAGLTIYSMLLLGTSLAVLGSQHSPYSLQAAIDALHRREAQLALREEAAAEQLDEDGYWMEPTADEQQQQQFRPNRQRLNRILANYLRRDEEPEEAYDPYDLEARKRSVFRERDELPSYPTVFRERELEKTYPRPDLSSEFLKEVDRQAAMERDEEFQDRLQRLWNKYQQEENEIEQQLFEDEQMAPLLANGYEKRQGFPVSQSEPSAMYGPPMEERKRTLPILPWLPATRKKRFPVAKRSPKPEAPTLSGTDEKVAKDLQALFGAPSMEKEKRKRSSEPVHAPSSTVSSGVASVSSTPGSTTERVGSEATKTKRDSSDEHHEHSSEEGPDEEDHDHDHEHDHEESSEEFEGEDDDKKKRSVRKRSNLEVVKEDQILPGDIGEFKSKKSIQWNKYFGIDRRKKDGRSESGPMAANGAREYPLSFYKSYDEDRKKKMVNQDKLEGMDQKLKNIEDLILDQTVKYTGDHEGLVEPDELQKLKDKVVARLATAYSIEKMRHTLEKLKESVNGEPNYRVNEVEPDLMLEEKEKAKRVAIKKEKAEYDHNQHSMEGTDKVAHEEVENNLDELEADKKKKKRTQKRYQEVFRGLEEPEMDDDYNRGLVVESTDCPLLDAFERRCRGVDVLSGDIYQELLPACGAHQLCYLCGVSPKVCDLQYLSEADNICETQPDCLSTARSVLMILRGFPGPQLGPRECAKNPCLYRAMLEVGVVVN